TGCAGCGTGGCGCCCTCGCGCTGGCCGGGCGGAAAGGCCAGCTTCTGGGGCAGGGTGCTGCGGGCCAGTTCCGGCCCCATGATGGTCGGCCAGTCCGTGATCAGCGTGCCGAACGCCATGCCGCGCTTGCCCAGCGCCTTGCCGGCCACCTTGGGCACGATCCTGGCGAGAGGGCGGGGGGCTGCCATTTGGGGATCTCCGAAACGTGAGGGACTGAGGCGGGTGGGTAAACGGAGCGCAGAGACTATTCTCATCGAAGCTATTGTTAAAGCACCTGTTGCGGGGCGACAACACACCATGACACTGCACTCGAAACCAAGTCTTTTCCCCGCACCGCCCGCCCGGGCCATGCGACCGGACGAGCTGGCCCGGTCGATGCTGGGCTGGTACGACCGCCACCGGCGCGTGCTACCCTGGCGCGCGCCGGCCGGCGGGACCGCCGATCCCTACCACGTCTGGCTGTCAGAAATCATGCTGCAGCAGACGACGGTCGTCACCGTCGGACCCTATTTCCAGGAGTTCCTGCGGCGCTGGCCGACCGTCGCCGATCTGGCGGCGGCCGACCTGGATGCCGTCCTCCACGCCTGGGCGGGGCTCGGCTACTACGCGCGGGCGCGCAACCTTCACAAGTGCGCCCGGGTGGTGGTCGACCGGTACGGCGGCCGGTTTCCGGATAATGAACAGGAATTGCGGCAACTTCCGGGCATCGGCGCCTACACCGCCGCGGCCGTCGCCGCAATCGCCTTCGACCGCCGCGCCACCGTGCTGGACGGCAACGTGGAGCGGGTCATGGCGCGGCTTTTCGCGGTCGAGGAACCGCTGCCGGGCTCCAAGGAGAAGCTCCGCGCGCTGGCCGACACCATCACGCCCGACCGGCGCCCCGGCGACTACGCCCAGGCCGTGATGGACCTGGGCGCCACGGTCTGCACGCCGCGCAAGCCGAAATGCCCGCAATGCCCGTGGCACGACGGCTGCGCCGCCCGGGCCGCCGGCATCGCCGAGTCGCTGCCGCGCAAGACGCCCAAGGCCGACAAGCCGACCCGCCGCGGCATGGCGTTCTGGCTGCTCAACCCCGAAGGCGCGGTGCTGCTGCGGCGCCGGCCGGAGAACGGCCTGCTGGGCGGCATGATCGAGGTGCCGTCGGGCGACTGGCTGGAGCGGCCGGCGCAGAGCCTGGCCGCGGCCTCGGTCCAGGCGCCTGCCGCCGCGGCCTGGCGGCTGCTGCCCGGGCTGGTCCGCCATACCTTCACCCATTTTCACCTGGAACTTCAGGTCGCGGCAGCCCGACTCGGCGCCGGGGACGGCGACGGCTGGAAGCGGGCCGACGGCATCTGGGTGCCGGTCGACCGGCTGTCGGAACACGCCGTTCCCACGGTGATGCGCAAGGTGGTACGGCACGCGCTGGGCAGCATTGGAGTTCCTTGAATGACGCCTATCCGGACCTTGGCTGCGGCCGCGATCCTCCTTCTGGCGGGTAGCCCGGCGCGGGCCGACCAGCCGGTCGACCTCGAACTGGTGATGGCCGTGGACGCGTCGGGCAGCATCACGACGGGCGCGCTGGAATTCCAGCTGCGCGGCCACGCCGCCGCCTTCCGCAGCGCCGAGGTGGCGGAGTCCCTGACCGTCGGCGGCACCCGGTCGGTCGCGGTCACGCTGGTGCAGTGGGCGGGACCCAACACGCTGGAGACCGTGGTGCCCTGGACGCGCGTCGCCGACGCCGCCGACGCCAAGGGCTTCGCCGACCGCATCGGCGCCGCGACGCGACCTCCCCTGGACGGCAGCACCGCGATGGGCAGCGCCATCGACCGGGCCGCCGGCTTGTTCGACGGCAACGGCTTCGAGGCGCCGCGCCGCGTCATCGACATCTGCAGCAACGGCTTCAGCAACAGCGGCGTGGACGTCGAGGGTGCCCGCGACCGCGCCGTGGCGCGGGGCGTCACGATCAACGCCCTGGCGATCCTGGACGAGTACGACTGGCTGGAGGAGTATTACGCGGAAAGCGTCATCGGCGGCCCGTTTTCCTTCGTCCGCACCGCCGAGAACCGCGACAGCTTCGCCGACGCGATCCTCCGCAAGCTGGTCGAGGAGATCGCGGGCGTGGACGGGATACGGGAGGGCCTGCGGTTGGCGGCGCGCTGATCAACCGGTCCGTTTGTCGGGGGAGATCATCAATGCGCGCCTTGGGCGTCGTTCGCCAGCATCGTCTCCTCCGTCCGCTTCGGTTCCGGGTCGGCGGGCGTCCTGCCGGGCGGGATCAGGCCGTCGCGCCGGCGCAGCAGGTTGTGGATCGCGGTCGCGGCGACCGCCGCTTGGCCCATGGAGACGGAGATCTGGTTCAGCCCCTCCACCACGTCGCCGACGGCGTAGAAACCGGGGATGGAGGTCTGGCAGTGGCTGTCCACGACCAGGCGGCCCTGGTTGTTCATCTCGGCGCCGAGCTGTCCCGCGAGGGTCGAGCGGGCCAGCGTGCCGAGGGCGGAATAGAGCGTGTCGAAGGCCAGCTCGGTTCCGCTCTTCAGGATCACCTTGGTGATCCGGCCGGCCTCTTCGGTCACCCGCTCCACCTGCTCCTCGACGATCGCGACGCCCAGGTCCGACAGCTTGGCCCTGTCGTCGGCCGTCAGGTTCATGGGCGTGCCCAGCGTCAGCAGGGTCAGGTCCGACGTATATCCTCGGATGAACAGCACCTCGCCCAGGGCGTCGCGGCCATGGCCGATCACCGCCACCTTGGTGTCGATCACCTCGTAGGCGTCGCAGATCGGGCAGACGCGGATCAGGCCGCGCTGCACCGTGTCGAACAGGTTGGGCAGGCGGGGCTGGTCGTCGATCACGCCGGTAGCGAGGATGACGGTCTCGGCGTCCAGCTCGACGCCGTCGGCGGTGGTGGCTCGGAAGCCCCGGTCGCCCAGGCGGCAGAGCGAGGCGATCGACCCGGTCTCGATGCGGGTGCCGTACTGCCGGGCCTGGCAGCGCATCCGCTCCAGCAGCTCGATGCCGTTGATGCCTTCCATGAAGCCGGCGTGGTTGTGGGAGGTCGGAATCCACGAGCAGCGGCTCTTGGCCTCGTCCACCACCAGGATGTTGCGCCTGAAACGCACGAGATAGATGGCGG
This Skermanella mucosa DNA region includes the following protein-coding sequences:
- the mutY gene encoding A/G-specific adenine glycosylase; translation: MRPDELARSMLGWYDRHRRVLPWRAPAGGTADPYHVWLSEIMLQQTTVVTVGPYFQEFLRRWPTVADLAAADLDAVLHAWAGLGYYARARNLHKCARVVVDRYGGRFPDNEQELRQLPGIGAYTAAAVAAIAFDRRATVLDGNVERVMARLFAVEEPLPGSKEKLRALADTITPDRRPGDYAQAVMDLGATVCTPRKPKCPQCPWHDGCAARAAGIAESLPRKTPKADKPTRRGMAFWLLNPEGAVLLRRRPENGLLGGMIEVPSGDWLERPAQSLAAASVQAPAAAAWRLLPGLVRHTFTHFHLELQVAAARLGAGDGDGWKRADGIWVPVDRLSEHAVPTVMRKVVRHALGSIGVP
- a CDS encoding DUF1194 domain-containing protein, with translation MTPIRTLAAAAILLLAGSPARADQPVDLELVMAVDASGSITTGALEFQLRGHAAAFRSAEVAESLTVGGTRSVAVTLVQWAGPNTLETVVPWTRVADAADAKGFADRIGAATRPPLDGSTAMGSAIDRAAGLFDGNGFEAPRRVIDICSNGFSNSGVDVEGARDRAVARGVTINALAILDEYDWLEEYYAESVIGGPFSFVRTAENRDSFADAILRKLVEEIAGVDGIREGLRLAAR
- a CDS encoding NAD(P)/FAD-dependent oxidoreductase is translated as MTGMLDCLIVGGGPGGLTAAIYLVRFRRNILVVDEAKSRCSWIPTSHNHAGFMEGINGIELLERMRCQARQYGTRIETGSIASLCRLGDRGFRATTADGVELDAETVILATGVIDDQPRLPNLFDTVQRGLIRVCPICDAYEVIDTKVAVIGHGRDALGEVLFIRGYTSDLTLLTLGTPMNLTADDRAKLSDLGVAIVEEQVERVTEEAGRITKVILKSGTELAFDTLYSALGTLARSTLAGQLGAEMNNQGRLVVDSHCQTSIPGFYAVGDVVEGLNQISVSMGQAAVAATAIHNLLRRRDGLIPPGRTPADPEPKRTEETMLANDAQGAH